The window CtgatttttagtaaaaaaaattaaaggtgGTTggatctctctcaatctctctctctctctctcacacacacacacacacagacatgTTGTTTGATCATTGATTGCCCCAATAATTCTTTGTTATTTTATTCAGTCTCACtggttttttttaaaatttccaagaAATGTATTTTATATATGACTTAGTTTAGTTAACTGGTGTTGTCATCTTAATATCATCCTTACTCCTTTTAAATTTTAGGGAAGTAAATCAACAAGGAGTTGGATATATTGAAAGGATCTTTTCTATGTGTTtggaaggattattttgagaccAAAATTCTTAGAAATTACATTAGTCCTCAACTTGCAAAAATGGGACTACTTTTTATGTTGAAGTAGCTAAATATATATTGGAAGGATCTTCATTTCTGTCTGTATGTTTGTGTGACAACTCTGCAGATGAATTGAATGAAATGTAAGTTGTAGAGTCATTTGTGTATGTAATAGCATACTTCTctttgttgtctgatttattgTCGGCTTGTTGCCAAGGTTTACTTTGTTAGCTTTCTCATGACGCCTTGTTATTTCGATCCCAACAACTTATTTATATAATAGCATTTTATTAGCGTTGTGTATGAATAATGTGAGGGGTTAATTGTAACTGCAACATTCTACTTTCTACAGAATCGTGTTGGTGTGTTGAtaatgaatcgggcaaaaatCAAGCGTAGAGTTGGTAAATATGAAGTCGGAAGGACAATTGGCGAGGGAACGTTCGCTAAAGTCAAGTTCGCAAGGAATTCAGAGACGGGGGAAAATGTGGCAATCAAGATTCTTGATAAAGATAAGGTCCTTAAGCACAAAATGGCTGAACAGGTAAACTCTTTCAAGTTCTCCTTTCATTTTGCACTCTTGAACTACTGTCTTTTCCGTTGTCTTTCGTTTATGATCGATGCAAGTCAATCTAACTTGGATTGCAGAAATCTATTTGAATAATGTCTATTCATTATGTTTTATGGTCTTTGACCCGTTGTGCATCCACTCTTGTACTCTCTCCCCTCCGGTTTATCTGATCCTTTTCGATTTTCGAGATTCAAACTACTTAAACATTGACCAACATTTTGAAATGCATTTTTCATCATATGGATAGGAGAACAATTGCAACTTATAGTACTATTCGTATAAATTTTTAACTTAATATTGAGTTAATCTTATCCAATTTAGCTTCAAATATTAGTCAAACTGACTCTCGAAAAGCGaaaaggttcacataaactggagcAAAGGGAGTatggtttattttgtttcttGTGTGAGTTTCTGATAAGATATTGTCAACGTCTTGTGTATAATTTGACAGATAAAACGGGAAATTGCTATAATGAAGTTAATCAGACATCCCCATGTTGTACAGTTATACGAGGTTAGTCCTATCTCTACGTCCGCATGTGTTGTTTGGGTGAGTATGCTTAGTTTATACTTCTTTATGAAGGCAATGTACACATCTGAATCGTGTATATCTGTCGCGCTGGTCCTGCTGAACTAAGAACCAAGCCATTTGATTGTGCATACTTTGTGTCAAGTTGGTCTCTTTTTCTATCTCAAACGCCGTAATCTAGACCCGAGCActctttgaaagaaaaaaaacataactTCACAAAATGTAAGATGTGCACATAACTTCCCTATTTCATTTGCTCGCAGGTGATGGGAAGCAAGACAAAGATATTCATCGTTTTGGAGTTTGTTACGGGTGGAGAGTTATTTGACAAAATTGTAAGGCCGATTCTTCCTTTTCATGTCACTCAAAAAAAAAGTATCAATCTTTTTCTTGCTGATTCCAGATTTGGTTTTTATCTGCTTTTGAGCAGCTATTAAAACCTATTTTGGTGCTTAAAGTCTTTTGCTACTTTTGACTTCAATTGATCATTAAAGTTTATCACCTGATTTATTGATGTAAAAGGTAAATCATGGACGGATGCGCGAAGAAGAGGCAAGGAAGTATTTTCAGCAGCTTATCAATGCAGTTGATTATTGCCATAGTAGGGGAGTCTATCACAGAGATCTAAAGGTCGGTATTGTTTCCGTTAAAGCACTTCAGTTATTTTCTACTCTTTTTGCTCCAGAGCTACTGTCTTTGTTTCCCTTGCGTCGGTCCTACCTTTTCTTgcggatttaacttatatacactgaTAGTGTAAATAATCTTTCTAATTTAAGGTTATTATAGATAGTTATTGCAGAGGCGGAGCTAGAGAAGTAGATACAGATTCGGAAAAACCCAGTAGTTTTTTGCTTAGACCCTGTATTTGTATGGGGAAATTcactaaatatgtataaatattaaactgcgAACCCAGTAACTAAAACGAGCTATAGGCGGTGACAAGTTCGGAAcacataaacttcaaattctgacTCCGCTTCGGTTATAGGTCACTTTAACTGAAATTTTACTCTGTCAGTTGCACAGGAATTAAAACTCAATTTTTTGCTATGCAGCCTGAGAATTTACTGTTGGATTCTTCTGGTAATCTCAAGGTTTCTGATTTTGGATTGAGTGCTCTATCCCAGCAAGTCAGGGTAACTATTTTCTATAACTCTTCAACTTTTGATATGAAGTATTTAACTGCTCTACTTTGTGGTTATCAATTTTTAATGCAGTGAAAACACTGTTATTTCAGCCCTTACTGAGCTTGTTTCGTTAACCTAAATACTTACAATCCTCCATTGATCCTAAAGCTGATCATGGTGTCAGACGGGAACAAACTTATCCACACCTGCTGTTTATAGTAAACCAATAAACATGTGTTCTTGATAGGCACTTTTATCGCTAGCCATGGTTAATTAATATACTTAATCATAGTAACTTAATGTGGTTTGATGTAAACACCGGGTGCGGATAAGTTTTTTTCGGTCAGACACTCACCCCCTATGTTGTGTGGACTCTCCAAAATGCTGCCGCACCCatatcggatcctccaaaaatacactacttttggAGAAACAGGCACGTACCCGGCAATATTTTCTTAGAGTCCAAGCAACATAGCTCACCCCACAATAAGTTGCCTTGTCAAGCCTCATATCAACCAAAAAGAACAAGTTAGAGAACTTCACATACTGGAAAAAAAAGTAACGTACATCTAATCATATCCTTATCTTTTGGGAACATGTTGCTCATTCTACGTTAGTACTTATGAAATCTGCAGCCTAGTACCTAACTGTTGCGCAGGGCGTTCTAAATGTCATCCTTCAGAACGCAATTACCATCAATTAATCATCTGTATCAGTTTGTGTTCCAGTATAAACAAAAATTTTCAATTATCTTGTGTCTACAACTTCGACGCCCATGAATTTGGTGATATCTGGTTTGTAGTTGAGAGAAGAAATCACTATGTCACTAACTTGTCGAGACAGTTCTCTAGGTCATTTTTGGTGAATTTCATTGGAAGAATAAATAGCTGTTGCGTTAGCAATAATAGACAGCTGACTACTTGTTTGTCTTAATTGCCTCCAATGTCATTGTTAATggacttctttttgtttttatttcttacaTTGTGACAAAAAAGTCATGAGTGATTGTAGTAATTTCTCTCGTTATGTCAAGTCTGCTGATCATTTTAGCTTTCAAATGGAATAAATTTCTTTCTCCACATTTTGACGAGAGTCACGAGACTCATATTCAGTCAGATACTGTTCTTAGTTTTTGTTGTAATTTCCAGGACGATGGCTTACTACATACCACCTGTGGTACTCCCAACTATGTTGCTCCTGAGGTATAACAAAACTGGTTTGCATAACTTTCTGTTCGTATTCATGTATACCTATTTGATTTTGCTGTAACAGACTAGCAAAAGATAAAGCATTCATTTAGCTTGAAAATGGACTCGTAGTTAGAAATCAGATGCTTTCTCAACAACTATCTTTAGAATGTCCTATCTCTCTCTTTAATGCTTTAAAACAAGGCACAAGGCTTTGTTTAAAATAGGAGTTATAGTAGTTCTAGCTATTCGATTCGAATGAGTTACCTCACTTCCTTTACTTTGcccaaaaaaggaaaagaaaaagaaagttcaaCATATCAAAAAGCGATTTCACATTTTTGGTGGCCTCCTACATCACCGACCACATCGAAAATTTACGTAAGGTTGAAAGATTTAGAAAACATCAACTAAATCTTAGCCTGAAAAATCGGACTCCTTTATTAGGTACTCAATGACCGAGGATATGATGGAGCAACGGCAGACCTCTGGTCGTGCGGAGTCATACTCTTTGTACTGCTTGCAGGTTACTTGCCTTTTGATGACTCCAATCTCATGAACCTGTATAACAAAGTGAGTATTTTACTTAACCATTTCATACCATTCAATCTTTTTTGTTCATCTCTTGGCTAGTTTCACTATATCTATTTTGGTATGCACAGATATCTGCTGCTGAATTTACTTGCCCACCATGGATCTCTTTTGCTGCCATGAAGTTAATTACTCGCATCTTGGATCCAAATCCTACGACGGTATACATACTGGACatttcaacagaaccttcttgGTTTATAGCTTGTGACTACATTaggatttcttttcatttttggccCATCGACTGTAATTAATTACAGTCGCTAGCCAAAATATACAAAGCATATACACTAATTagttatataatatgtatatttatgtgtgtgtatatacgTTCTGTATATTAGATGTATATTTATACTTAATATACAAAACATATGCACTTGCGGGCTATTGTTTTGGAGGGCTTCCCAATAATgtaatcccccccccccctcatttTTTCCTCTTATTCATGAGATATATATTCTATGCAGCGTATTACCGCCCCTGAAATTTTGGAGGATGAGTGGTTTAAGAAAGATTATAGACCACCTGTTTTTGACGAGATAGAAGATGCAAACCTGGATGATGTTGAAGCTGTTTTCAAAGACTCTGAAGTAAGCATACCGAACATATCGAATGCAATAAATTTTGTGTTGAATTTAGAGGAAAGAAGTGGCTGTAGTATGAAATTTATCTCACATGTTACTCCTTCCTTGGCGTTACAACAGAAATATCATGTAacagagaaaaaagaagagaagccAACTTCCATGAATGCATTCGAGTTGATTTCTATGTCACAAGGACTTAACCTTGGCAATCTCTTCGACGAACAGGTCACAAacattattttgttttaaatactTTTCCACTTTGTAGGAAACATCATCGATGATGTTTGTACTGTTCCATTCTTCCTATATTGACAAATGCGTTGATACCGTTGCTCTCAGGGATTCAAGCGAGAAACGAGGTTCACATCTAAATGCCCGGCCAACGAGATAATCAGTAAGATCGAAGAAGCTGCTAAACCTCTCGGCTTTGATGTTAGCAAAAAGAACTACAAGGTGGTGATGAAATTCAGTGATTCATTCAATTCGCATGTAGATTCTTCTAATATGTTTAAAAGTTATTGTAATGGAAATGAAGCATTAAACCGTTCTTATGTTTCAGATGAGGCTCCAAAATCTGAAAGCCGGAAGAAAAGGGAACCTTAATGTTTCCACTGAGGTATTTAAATGTGCATCCGAGTTGACCTTCTTTTAAGGTGGatatttcttattttattctgAACGCTGTTTGATCTTCAAATTAGGTATTTCAAGTTGCTCCATCTCTTCATATGGTTGAGGTGCGCAAGGCAAAAGGTGACACTTTGGAATTCCACAAGGTACAATATTCGGCTAAACTtccaaaataatattaaaatgacAATGCTGAACTCAGGAAGCAGTACCGACGATCAGTAGGTATTCGTAGGTGTTTTGACGCGTATAATCGCAAACTAATTGTTCCAAGAGGAACACAAACTTGAGGTTTAAATTGGTAAAAAGAACATTCTATTAAAAgactaaggggtcatttggtatgaTGGATTAGCAAAAATAATCATGGGATAAAAATTTAGTACTACCTTATCCCTCTTTTAGTTATTATTCTTGGGAATAAGTTATCTCAAGATTAAAAATAGTACTGGTATAACTTATACCTGCCAGAGGGGAGAATAATAATTCCAGGAGAAAGCAGTAAAATTGACAATTTCAggattaatacaacataccaaatgATC is drawn from Nicotiana tabacum cultivar K326 chromosome 22, ASM71507v2, whole genome shotgun sequence and contains these coding sequences:
- the LOC107776926 gene encoding CBL-interacting serine/threonine-protein kinase 3; translated protein: MNRAKIKRRVGKYEVGRTIGEGTFAKVKFARNSETGENVAIKILDKDKVLKHKMAEQIKREIAIMKLIRHPHVVQLYEVMGSKTKIFIVLEFVTGGELFDKIVNHGRMREEEARKYFQQLINAVDYCHSRGVYHRDLKPENLLLDSSGNLKVSDFGLSALSQQVRDDGLLHTTCGTPNYVAPEVLNDRGYDGATADLWSCGVILFVLLAGYLPFDDSNLMNLYNKISAAEFTCPPWISFAAMKLITRILDPNPTTRITAPEILEDEWFKKDYRPPVFDEIEDANLDDVEAVFKDSEKYHVTEKKEEKPTSMNAFELISMSQGLNLGNLFDEQGFKRETRFTSKCPANEIISKIEEAAKPLGFDVSKKNYKMRLQNLKAGRKGNLNVSTEVFQVAPSLHMVEVRKAKGDTLEFHKFYKNLSTSLDEVVWKTEENMEKKK